Within the Acidipropionibacterium acidipropionici genome, the region ACAACCAGCAGGCGCGCTCCCGGGCGATCAACGACGTCATGACCAGCAGGCGTCTCGGGGAGACGGTGCGCACCTACCTGGCCAACAGGATGGCCGACCTGTCGAGCGAGAGGCTGGCCGAGATCCTCACCTGCGGGCTGTCCAACGGCGAACTGTCGGCCTTCGAACCGGCCGCTCCGCGATCCCTGGTGACGGCGATGCTCTCCCCCGAGGAGTTCGTCATCGCCCCGCTGCCCAATCTGCTGTTCACCCGGGACTCCAGCGTGTGGGTGGGCGGCCATCCCGCGGTCACCTCGTTGGCGATGCCCGCCAGACGCCGCGAGACCCAGCTCACCGAGCTCATCTACGCCTACCACTCCCGGTTCGCCGAGCAGACCCCCTGCTACGGCTGGAGGCTGGAGAACCTCGAGGGGGGCGACGTCATGCATCTGTCCCCGGGTGTGCTGGCGGTCGGCGTGGGGGAGCGCACGACCCCCGCCGGGGCGGAGCGTCTGGCCCGCACAGCCTTCGAGCTCGGCGGTGCGCGCACCGTGCTGGCGGTGCCCATCAATCAGCAACGGGCCACCATGCATCTGGACACGATCTGCACGATGGTCGACACCGACGCGGTGGTGATGTATCCGCCGGTGGCCGACACCCTGGTGTCCTTCGCCATGACGATGGAGGGCGACGAGGTGGTCGTCGGCCCGCCGCGGCCCTTCCTGGCGGCGGCCGCCGAGGCGATGGGGATCGAACGGCTGCGGGTCATCGACACCGCCCTGGATCCGGTCACCGCGGAGCGGGAGCAGTGGGACGACGGCAACAACACCCTGGCCCTGGAACCGAGGGTGGTGGTCGGCTACGACCGGAACGTGGCGACGAACACCCGGCTGCAGGAGGCCGGCATCGAGGTGCTGACCATTCCCGGTTCCGAGCTGGGCTCGGGTCGCGGCGGGCCCAGGTGCATGTCCTGCCCGGTCCTGCGGGAACCCGTCGAGCCGGTTCCCGCTCAGAGCACGGGGGGCGCCGGCGCCCCCCGGCACGGCGTCTAGAGTGGCCCGGTGATCGTGCGTCGTTCGGCCGTGTGCGTGGCCGCCCTGCTTCTGGCCGGCTGCGGTGCCGCGAATCCTCAGGTGGAGCAGACGCCGATGCCGGCAGTCTCCCCGGCGACCGGCTCCCCATCGTCAACCCCGCCGGCCGGGGTCACACTGCGGGATCTCGGCGTCGAGCACGGTCCGGCGCAACTCATCCTTCCCGGGGGGCTGGAGATCGACTACCAGGTGGACAATCCGAACAATGTCACCCTGGTGCTCGACGTCTCCCAGGGGCGCTCCACCTACGACTTCCTGCGCCGGAGCCTGAGGGCCGGCGGGTTCCGCATCACAGCCGACGGGCAGCAGTCGCTCACCTTCACCGGCCACGGCTGGGACGGGGCCTACACGGTCTCCGAGTCTGTGGCCGGGCTCACACTGCGTACTGGCTGACGGCCGAGCCGTTCCACAGACTCTCCCATCCGACGTCCAGATCCAGGAGCATCTGGCGCACCAGGGGAAGTGAGAGCCCCGTGACGTTGTGCGGGTCCCCGTCGATCCGGGTGATGAAGGGCCCTCCCAGACCGTCGAGGGTGAAGGCCCCGGCCACGCGTTGGGGTTCGCCGGTGGCGGCGTAGGCGGCGATCTCCTCGTCGGTGAGATCGGCGAAGGTGACGGTGGTGGAGCCGACTCTGGTGGCCCGGCGCACCGAGTCCTCATCGAGGACGACGACGTGGTGGCCGGTGACGAGCATCCCGCTGCGGCCGCGCAGCCGGTACCACCACTGGCGGGCCGCCTCCTCGGTGTGCGGTTTGCCGAGGATCCGGCCGTCCAGATCGAGCACCGAGTCGCAGGAGAGCACGACGGTCGGTCCGTCGACGTGGATCCGGTCGAGTACGGACTCGCCCTTGAGCTCGGCGAGGCGGCTGGTGAGCTCGGGTGCCGTCTCGCCGCCGATCCGGCTCTCGTCGGCCCCCGAGACGATCACCTCGGGCTCGATCCCGGCGTGTCGCAGGCTGGTGAGCCGGGCGGGGGACCGGGAGGCCAGCACGACGTGGTGGGCCCGCCTCGGCGTCGGCGCCATCAGTATCTCCGCAGGGATCCCCGCCAGGCCGCCTGGCCGGGCAGGAAGGGTTCTCGGATGGTGCGCCAGTAGGACTTCCATCCGAAGGCGAGAGGCCGGTCCTCGGGGACGTAGGGGTCCGGTCCGGGGCTGGTGACGGCGGCGAGCACCGCCACCAGGGCACCGAGCTCCTCGTCGGTGAGCCGGCCCTTGGTGATCTGCACGGGAGGTCTGTTCTGCCCGGCCCCGGCGGGCGTCTCGGCGCTCACAGCGGGATGTTCCCGTGCTTCTTGGGCGGCAGGGCCTCGCGCTTGGAGCGCAGCAGCCGCAGCATCCGGATGACGGTCTCACGGGTCTCGTGGGGGTGGATCACCTGGTCGACGTAGCCCTCCTCGGCCGCGACGTAGGGATTGGCCAGGGTGGTCTCGTACTCGTCGACCAGCTCCTCGCGCATCGCCCGGGGGTCGTCGGCCTGGGCCAGGTCCTTGCGGTGCAGGATGTTGACGGCGCCGTCGGCCCCCATCACGGCGATCTGGGCGGTGGGCCAGGCCAGGTTGATGTCGGCGCCCAGGGTCTTGGAGCCCATCACGATGTAGGCGCCGCCGTAGGCCTTGCGGGTGATGACGGTGAGCAGCGGGACGGTGGCCTCGCCGTAGGCGTAGATGAGTTTGGCGCCGTGGCGGATGATGCCGCGGTGCTCCTGCTGGACGCCGGGGAGGTAGCCGGGGGTGTCGACGAAGGTGAGCACCGGGATGTTGAAGGAGTCGCACTCGCGGACGAAGCGGGCGGCCTTCGCGGAGGCGTCGATGTCGAGGGTTCCGGCGTTGACCAGCGGCTGGTTGGCGACGATCCCGATCGCCCGGCCCTCGATGCGCCCGAATCCGCACAGCACATTGGGGGCGAAGAGTTCGTGGACCTCCAGGAAGGTGTCCTCGTCGAGCACGGTGGCGATGACCTCGTGCATGTCGTAGGGCTGGCTGGGGGAGTCTGGGATGAGGGTGTCGAGCTCCCGGTCGTGGTCGGTGATGGTGAGGTCGGCCTCGCCCTCGTCGTAGACCGGGGGATCCTCGAGGTTGTTCTGGGGAAGGTAGCTGATGAGATCGCGGACGTACTCCAGGGCGTCGTTCTCGTCGGCGGCCAGGTAGTGGGAGTTGCCCGAGACCTCCGAGTGGGTGCGGGCGCCTCCGAGCTCCTCGAGGGAGACGTCCTCGCCGGTGACCTGCTTGACGACGGCCGGGCCGGTGATGAACATCTGGGAGGTCTGATCCACCATGACGACGAAGTCGGTGAGTGCCGGGGAGTAGACGTGGCCGCCGGCAGCGGCGCCCATGATCACCGAGATCTGCGGGATGACCCCGGAGGCCCGGGTGTTGCGCCGGAAGATCTCGCCGTACATCGCCAGCGAGGAGACGCCCTCCTGGATGCGCGCCCCGCCGCCCTCGTTGATGCCGATGAGGGGACAGCCCGTCTTGACCGCGAAGTCGATGATCTTGCAGATCTTCTGGCCGTAGACCTTGCCCAGGGACCCGCCGAAGATCGTGACGTCCTGACTGAAGACGCAGACCGGGCGGCCGTGGATCGCCCCGACCCCGGTGACGACGCCGTCGGTGTAAGGGCGCCTGCGCTCCATGCCGAACTTGTTCGAGCGATGTCTGGCGAACTCGTCGAGCTCTGAGAAGGTGCCCTCATCGAGCAGGGCCATGACCCTTTCCCGGGCGGTCATCTTGCCCGCGGCATGCTGCTTCTCCACAGCTGCGGGAGAGGCGGCGTTGACCGCCTCATCGATGCGACGGCCCAGGTCGGCGATCTTGCCGGCCGTGGTGTGGATGTCGATCTCCATGGGGCGAGACTAGCCGTTCCGCGGCGATACGCTGTGCCCGTGCCGACCAGCCAGACCAGCCCAGCCTCCGTGATCTCGGGTCTCGTGGGACCCGACACCCGGTTCACCCGCAACGGCGCCGACGGCGTCTCCTGGGTGCGCTCGACGGGATCGACGAATGCCGATCTGGCGGCGGCGGTCCGGCTCGGCGGTACGGGATTCAGGGTGCTGGTGACCGACCATCAGGAGACAGGGCGGGGCCGTTTCTCCCGGCCCTGGCAGGATGCCCCGGGCACCTCGGCGCTGATGTCCCTGCTCATTCCCAACGACCGTCCGGCGACGGACTGGGGATGGCTCTCGATGGTTGCGGGCCTGGCTGTCGTGAGGGCTGTGGAGGAGGCCGGCGCCGATCCGCGGCGGGTCACTCTCAAGTGGCCCAACGACGTGCTGGTCGACGCTGAGCGCGAACATGGCGGCAAGCTGTGCGGGATCCTCTCCGAGCGGGTCGACGGGCCCGCCGGCCCGCACGCCGTCATCGGCATCGGTCTGAACGTCTCGATGGGGTCCGAGGATCTGCCGGTCCCCACCGCCACCTCCCTGGCCCTGTGCGGGCTGCCCCACGATCGCGCCCATCTGGTGGCCTCCATCGTCCGGGCGGTCGACGATCTGCTGGGGGAGTGGCTCGAGACGGGCACGGTCCGCGACGCCTACCGCGAGCGGTGCGACACCATCGGTTCGCCGGTGCGGCTCACCTTCGATCCCCTGACGGTGGGCGGGGGGCCGCGGGTGGTCGAGGGGATCGGCGTCGACGTCGCCGCCGACGGATCGATCGTGGTGGAGACCCAGGGTCGGCGTCAGGCCTTCGCGGCCGCCGACGTCCAGCATCTGCGCCCCGTGCGGTGATCCGCGACGCCACTGCTCGGGCGGTGCGGATCCCCCTAGACTGAGCCCATGACCACCC harbors:
- a CDS encoding arginine deiminase; this translates as MAHSSCEVRSEVGRLRTVILHRPGNELRRLTPRNSDALLFDGLPWVDQAQRDHDLFAGLLTENGVEMLLLRDLLEQTLDNQQARSRAINDVMTSRRLGETVRTYLANRMADLSSERLAEILTCGLSNGELSAFEPAAPRSLVTAMLSPEEFVIAPLPNLLFTRDSSVWVGGHPAVTSLAMPARRRETQLTELIYAYHSRFAEQTPCYGWRLENLEGGDVMHLSPGVLAVGVGERTTPAGAERLARTAFELGGARTVLAVPINQQRATMHLDTICTMVDTDAVVMYPPVADTLVSFAMTMEGDEVVVGPPRPFLAAAAEAMGIERLRVIDTALDPVTAEREQWDDGNNTLALEPRVVVGYDRNVATNTRLQEAGIEVLTIPGSELGSGRGGPRCMSCPVLREPVEPVPAQSTGGAGAPRHGV
- a CDS encoding arginine deiminase — its product is MIVRRSAVCVAALLLAGCGAANPQVEQTPMPAVSPATGSPSSTPPAGVTLRDLGVEHGPAQLILPGGLEIDYQVDNPNNVTLVLDVSQGRSTYDFLRRSLRAGGFRITADGQQSLTFTGHGWDGAYTVSESVAGLTLRTG
- a CDS encoding Maf family protein: MAPTPRRAHHVVLASRSPARLTSLRHAGIEPEVIVSGADESRIGGETAPELTSRLAELKGESVLDRIHVDGPTVVLSCDSVLDLDGRILGKPHTEEAARQWWYRLRGRSGMLVTGHHVVVLDEDSVRRATRVGSTTVTFADLTDEEIAAYAATGEPQRVAGAFTLDGLGGPFITRIDGDPHNVTGLSLPLVRQMLLDLDVGWESLWNGSAVSQYAV
- a CDS encoding acyl-CoA carboxylase subunit epsilon: MQITKGRLTDEELGALVAVLAAVTSPGPDPYVPEDRPLAFGWKSYWRTIREPFLPGQAAWRGSLRRY
- a CDS encoding acyl-CoA carboxylase subunit beta; the protein is MEIDIHTTAGKIADLGRRIDEAVNAASPAAVEKQHAAGKMTARERVMALLDEGTFSELDEFARHRSNKFGMERRRPYTDGVVTGVGAIHGRPVCVFSQDVTIFGGSLGKVYGQKICKIIDFAVKTGCPLIGINEGGGARIQEGVSSLAMYGEIFRRNTRASGVIPQISVIMGAAAGGHVYSPALTDFVVMVDQTSQMFITGPAVVKQVTGEDVSLEELGGARTHSEVSGNSHYLAADENDALEYVRDLISYLPQNNLEDPPVYDEGEADLTITDHDRELDTLIPDSPSQPYDMHEVIATVLDEDTFLEVHELFAPNVLCGFGRIEGRAIGIVANQPLVNAGTLDIDASAKAARFVRECDSFNIPVLTFVDTPGYLPGVQQEHRGIIRHGAKLIYAYGEATVPLLTVITRKAYGGAYIVMGSKTLGADINLAWPTAQIAVMGADGAVNILHRKDLAQADDPRAMREELVDEYETTLANPYVAAEEGYVDQVIHPHETRETVIRMLRLLRSKREALPPKKHGNIPL
- a CDS encoding biotin--[acetyl-CoA-carboxylase] ligase produces the protein MRSTGSTNADLAAAVRLGGTGFRVLVTDHQETGRGRFSRPWQDAPGTSALMSLLIPNDRPATDWGWLSMVAGLAVVRAVEEAGADPRRVTLKWPNDVLVDAEREHGGKLCGILSERVDGPAGPHAVIGIGLNVSMGSEDLPVPTATSLALCGLPHDRAHLVASIVRAVDDLLGEWLETGTVRDAYRERCDTIGSPVRLTFDPLTVGGGPRVVEGIGVDVAADGSIVVETQGRRQAFAAADVQHLRPVR